The Duganella sp. BuS-21 sequence GGCTGACAAGCCAGGAGCTTTTTTTTTATGGAATACGTATGCTGATTAATTGTGTGGCTTATCAGGATGGCAACAAGCTGGCCGACATCCCGGTCGAGGATATCAGCGACTACATCGAGAAGCCGGAGACTTTTGTGTGGGTGGCGCTGCGCGCCGCCGACCCGGATGAACTGGCGGCGATGCAGCATGAATTCGGCCTGCACGAACTGGCGGTGGAAGACGCCAGCCGCGGCCATCAACGCCCCAAGATCGAAGAGTACGGCGACTCGCTGTTCGTGGTGGTGAAGACCATCGAATGCCGCGACGGCGAGGTGGCGCTGGGCGAGGTCGATATTTTCGTCGGCCAGAATTATGTGCTGTCCTCGCGCGACGGCGACAGCCAGCAAGGCTTTCTCGGCGTGCGTGCGCGCGCCGAGCGCGAGCCGCACATGCTGCGCCTCGGTCCGGCCTTCGTGCTGTATGCCTTGATGGACGCGGTGGTGGACCGCTACTTCCCGGTGCTCGACATGCTGGAGAGCGAGCTGGAAAAAATCGAGGATCTGATCTTCACGCAGGGCCGGCAGCGCGACAACATCCAGCGCCTGTATGAGCTGAAGAGCAAGGTGACGCTGGTGCGCCACGCGGTGGCGCCGTTGATGGAAGCGGTGGGGCGGCTGCACGGCGGCCGCGTGCCGTCGATGTGCCAGGACACGCAGGAATACTTCCGCGACGTGCACGATCACCTGCACCGCATCAGCGGTTCGCTGGACGGCATCCGCGACACCATCGCCACGGCGATCCAGGTCAATCTGTCGATGACGGCGATCGAGGAGAGCGAAGTGAACAAGCGGCTGGCGGCGTGGGCGGCGATCTTCGCGATCGTGACCGCATTTGCCGGGCTGTGGGGCATGAATTTCAAATACATGCCGGAGCTGGACTGGAAGTACGGCTATCCGATGGCGGTGGCCATCATGGTCGGCGTGTGCCTGTATCTGTACCGGCGCTTCAAGCGATCTGGGTGGTTATAAAAAAATCCCCGGCGGCACTGAGCATGCTCAGGCCGCCGGGGATTTTTACGTCAGCTTCTGATTAGAAGTTGTAGGTGGCGCGCACGTAGGCGGTGCGGCCGGTTGGATCGGTGTAGCGTGGATCGTAGCCAGCCTGGAACACGGCGCTCTGGTACGACAGCGGCGGTACGCGGTCGAACAGGTTGCGCACGCCGGCGGTCAGGGTCAGGCCCTTGATCGCTTCCCATGCTGCGTAGGTGTCCCAGGTGGTGTAGGACGCTACGCTGTGGCCTGGATGATCTTCAACTTCCTGATCCTGGTAGCCCGACTTGTAGTGACCGGTCAGACCGGCGGCGTACTTGCCTTTGCTCCAGCCCAGGTTCAGCGTGTTCTGCCAGCGGAAGATCACCTGGTTGCCCGAGAATGCGCCGACGTTCTGGTGCATCGAGTCGCCGATGAAGTTCTGGTACTCGTACTTGTGCACCCAGGTCGCGTTGTCGGCGATGGTGAAGTTGCCGTAGTCCTTGGTGCGCAAACGGTAGCTGGCCGACAGATCGACGCCGTTGGTGTTCAGGTCGCCCAGATTCTGGTAGCGGGTATCGATGTAACCGCAGGTGATCGGGTTCGGGCACTGCGAACCGTCGGTGGCCAGATCGCCGGACGGATTGCGGTGGTAGTACGACGCGAAGGTTTTCGGATCGGTCAGGATGTCGAAGTCCTGCAGGGTGCTGATCTGCTGGGTCAGACGGATCGACCAGTAGTCGGCGGTCACGGTCAGGTTGTTGACCGGTTCCAGCACGACGCCGAGGCTGCCGTTTTTCGAACGTTCAGGTTGCAGGTTGACGTTACCGCCGTTCAGCACCTGGAACTGCTGCTTGCAGTTGGCCGCAGACGACTTGC is a genomic window containing:
- the corA gene encoding magnesium/cobalt transporter CorA, with the protein product MLINCVAYQDGNKLADIPVEDISDYIEKPETFVWVALRAADPDELAAMQHEFGLHELAVEDASRGHQRPKIEEYGDSLFVVVKTIECRDGEVALGEVDIFVGQNYVLSSRDGDSQQGFLGVRARAEREPHMLRLGPAFVLYALMDAVVDRYFPVLDMLESELEKIEDLIFTQGRQRDNIQRLYELKSKVTLVRHAVAPLMEAVGRLHGGRVPSMCQDTQEYFRDVHDHLHRISGSLDGIRDTIATAIQVNLSMTAIEESEVNKRLAAWAAIFAIVTAFAGLWGMNFKYMPELDWKYGYPMAVAIMVGVCLYLYRRFKRSGWL